TTGTTATTGGTGGCGATTTACCCCTGAAGGGGCAGACCCGAAATATTAGTTTTGGCGGAGCCTTTATGGAATTAGATAAAGTGCCCATTTTCAGAGTTGGTGATTATGTGAGTCTTGAATTGTTATCCAGGATAAAATTTACTTGCGAGATCATTCATTTTAACGAATCTGGAGTCGGTCTGCGATTTGATTTTATTTTGATACGTTACTATGAGTATTTTAAAGAGATGATGCTGCATAATGCCCCGGACCGTGACCGGATAATCAAAGAGTTGGGACGCTGGGCTTCGTAAGCCCCAATGAATGGACGTTTTTAAGGTGCGAATTGATAAGTGGTTATGGGCTGCCCGTTTTTTTAAAACTCGGTCTATCGCGACAGAGGCTGTAACAGGCGGCAAGGTTCATTGTAATGATCAGCGGGTTAAACCCTCCCGCATTATTCAGATTGGCGATGAGTTGCGGATCCAGAGAGGGGTGGTCGAGATGACTGTAACTGTTATGGGGGTCAACGATCAGCGGCGTCCGGCAAAGGAGGTTGTGGAACTTTATCAGGAGACAGCAGCGAGTATCGTGACTAGAGAGAAACAACGGGAAGATCGCCATCTTTTGCGCAGTATTCATGACAATGCCCGTCCGTCAGGACGACCAACCAAGCGTGATCGACGGTTGATTCGAACCTTTGTCCGCAACGATGAAGAATAAAGTTTTCCGACTTTTCGAAGTCTGCGCTATAATTATCCGGGTTGACGGTGATCAGTTACCGGTTTACGGTTAACAGACTGACGGATACCAGTCATTGGAATGGTTCTCTTGCCGTTAACTGTCAATCGCTAACCGATAACCTGAGCAGTTACCTTTCGTTTATTATTTATGATACAAGGAGAGACAATGAACACAATTAAACGCGCTATCATCAGTTTGACCGACAAATCTGGCATTGAAGATTTTGCCGTGCAGCTCAGCCAGCTTGGAGTTGAGATTTTGTCCACTGGCGGTACTGCCAAGAAACTTCGTGATCATGGACTTACAGTTCTTGATGTGGCTGATTTTACCGGATTTCCTGAAATGCTTGATGGACGGGTGAAGACTCTTCATCCGAGAGTGCACGGGGGAATTTTGGCCCAGCGTCATAATCCGGACCATCTGCAACAGATGGAAAGTCATGGCTTAAAGCCAATAGATTTGATTATTGTTAATCTTTACGCCTTTGATAAGGCCACTGCCGACTCATCATGTACTGTGGCTCATGCCATTGAAAATATAGATATTGGCGGTCCTACCATGCTTCGGGCAGCGGCTAAAAATTATCAGGACGTAACGGTTATAGTTGATCCGGCTGATTACACTCAGGTTATTGCCGAAATCAAGGCCACCGGCAACACGACGTTGAAGACAAGATTTCGTCTGGCCTGTAAGGTGTTTGATCTGACCAGTGCCTATGATACTGCCATTGCCAAGTGGCTGAACGCTGTGAACCTGGATACTGATCCTGAATTTAAGTAAATGATGAGGCGAAGACGATGAAGATGGCAGTATTGCTCTCCGGTAGCGGACGGACCTTGGATAATTTCCATGAACGACTGAAAAACGGCTCCATGAGCGGCAGTATCGAAGTGGTTATTTCAAACAAGGCTGGAGTTCTTGGGCTTGATAAGGCCAGGCAGTATGGCTATCCGGCCTTTCATGCCGCAGACAATGATGCCATCAATGCAATCTTGGCTGATTTTTCAATCGATCTCATCCTGCTTGCCGGTTTCTTGAAACTCTACACGCCCCCGATGGATCTTGCCAAGGCAGTGCTCAATATTCATCCATCTCTCATCCCGTCGTTTTGCGGGGATGGCTTCTATGGAATGCGGGTGCATCGGGCGGCTCATGCGCGGGGAGTAAAGGTGAGCGGCTGCACAGTACATTTCGCCAATCAAGAGTATGACCAGGGTCCTATCGTTGTCCAGAAGTGTGTGGCGCTGGATGATGAAGATGCCCCGGAAGATATTGCGGCCAAGGTGTTCAGCGCTGAGTGTGAGGCTTTTCCTGAGGCTATTAACCGAGTCACTGCCCTTGGCATTGACTACTTTTGGAAGAAGAGGTGTTGACGTGACTATCATGAGCAGGCAGATCATGTCCGCTGCGGATATGCAGCGGTCATTAGATAGGATTGTGTTGCAGATCTTGGAGCAGAACAACGGTGTTGATAACTTGGCCGTGGTGGGTATTCATACGGGCGGAGTTTATCTGGCGGAACGGATCAAAAAGATTATTTTTGAACGTGAAGGCGCTGATGTCCCACTGGGGACCTTGGATATTACGCTGTATCGTGACGACTGGAGTCTGGCTGCCCAAAATCCTATGGTCAAGAAGACTGATATCAAGTTTGCGGTTGAAGACTACACCATCATTCTAGTGGATGATGTGCTCTTCACCGGTCGCACCATCCGGGCGGCGCTTGATGCGATCATGGATTTTGGCAGACCCCGTTGCATTCAGTTGGCGGTACTGATTGATCGAAAATGTGGTCGTGAGTTGCCTGTCCAGCCCAACTATGTCGGTCTTGAGGTTTTGGAGACACTCGATGAGCATGTTGATGTTACTCTGAGCGAGACAGAAGGCAAGGACGATGAGGTTGTCCTTGTCTGGCAGTCACGCTAAATGCTATCTTCATTAACATTGGTTTTCCCGGCGAACAATGAACAAAGCTGATATCGATAGCACGCCTCGTTTTGATCTGACGGAGATTCGTAAACGGGTTGAACAGAAGCGGCGTGATTATATCACCTATGACTTCAGTCGTAAGAAAAACGATATCCTGAAGACTTTTTTTGATCTGTCCCAGGAGTTTGATTCGCTATCGGACCTGTATCGTATCTGTGTCACCGTCCCGCTTGAGTCTTTTGGACTCGAAAGCAGGCTCTATCTTAAGGGAGGAGATGATCGCTCTTTACTCCTGGTCTGCGATAGCCTGCATGGTGTGTACGATCCCCCGATTCTAGGTCTTCCCTATGTCTCCATTGCTGATGAGCCTTACGAGGCCGAGGGCTCGTATTTGGTTCCGGTAAAATCCAAACCGATGCAGTTTGATGAACATCCGGTTCCTTTGCAGAGTTTGACCCCAATTGGCATGTTCGAGGTCTATCCCCTGGCCAAACTCACAGAGTCAGACAAGTTTTTTTTTACCAAATACACCAACCGGATCGGTTATAACCTCCGAAAACGGTTGTTGGCTCAGCAAAATATCAAACATATTCAGTTCATCAACAACCTGGTCAGTGACATTGAGCACAATGTCATTGTGCCAAACATGTATTACAAACATCTCTTCAAGCAGCTCAAGAAGAGGATTGATGATTTGTGTGCCCTTGCCGAATTGATTGATCAGTACAAAAATGTGGGCAACGGCGACCCTGCCATGTGTCAGGAGGTGGTCGGCAGGATTGGGGAGATTCGCACTCGTCTGCTTGATTCCTATCAGGAGATAGATAAACACCACGCTAATCTTAGTCTCTTTCTCGAAAGCTTGTTTCGGCGGGATCATTTCGAGGAAGGACGGCTGGTTCTTCACCCGCAGGTGTGTAAGTTGGAGACGGATATTATCCTTCCCCAGCTTAGTCACTACGAAAAGAGAATGGCGGCTCGCAGGATTACTATCGACAAACCCGATGATATGGAAGGCGAGGAGATTGAGATCCGTGTCGATTTTGGGCTTTTATCTCAAGTTTATGCCAATCTTTTTTCCAATGTGGTGAAATACGCAGAAACTGTTATCAGCCATCAAGGGACGCTCCGTAAGGCCGTGGCTTATGGGCGGATGATCCTTCCAGGGTATTTTGGTCCTGATAAGGATGGGATCAAGCTTAATGTCTTTTCCACCGGTCGCTCTCTGCCTGATAATGAGATTTCCATGCTGTTCCAGGATGGTTTCATGGGGGCAAACCGACCTGCCAGTTACAAGCCAAATCATATGGGACCTGATCAGAGTCGTGGTCATGGCCTTGCTTTTATTAAATATGTGGTTGAACTCCATGGTGGGGTGGTCGGTTACGAATCCACGGAGGAAGGTAATAACTTCTATTTTATCCTCCCCTTTATCTCTATTTCCCGGTAACGCTTAGTGCACTCTCCTCTGGAATTGCTGGCCCCAGCCGGCAGTCTTGATGTCTTTCAGACTGCTGTCGAAAATGGCGCCAATGCTATCTATATCGGCGCTCCTGCTGTTAATGCCAGGGCCTTGGCCCGACATTTCACTTTTGAGGAGATAGCTGCCATGACTGACTTCGCGCATCAGCGTCGAGTCAAGCTCTATG
The nucleotide sequence above comes from Desulfobulbaceae bacterium. Encoded proteins:
- a CDS encoding PilZ domain-containing protein codes for the protein MDERRKTSRLSLKIKGNLVIGGDLPLKGQTRNISFGGAFMELDKVPIFRVGDYVSLELLSRIKFTCEIIHFNESGVGLRFDFILIRYYEYFKEMMLHNAPDRDRIIKELGRWAS
- a CDS encoding RNA-binding protein, which produces MDVFKVRIDKWLWAARFFKTRSIATEAVTGGKVHCNDQRVKPSRIIQIGDELRIQRGVVEMTVTVMGVNDQRRPAKEVVELYQETAASIVTREKQREDRHLLRSIHDNARPSGRPTKRDRRLIRTFVRNDEE
- a CDS encoding IMP cyclohydrolase codes for the protein MNTIKRAIISLTDKSGIEDFAVQLSQLGVEILSTGGTAKKLRDHGLTVLDVADFTGFPEMLDGRVKTLHPRVHGGILAQRHNPDHLQQMESHGLKPIDLIIVNLYAFDKATADSSCTVAHAIENIDIGGPTMLRAAAKNYQDVTVIVDPADYTQVIAEIKATGNTTLKTRFRLACKVFDLTSAYDTAIAKWLNAVNLDTDPEFK
- a CDS encoding phosphoribosylglycinamide formyltransferase; the protein is MKMAVLLSGSGRTLDNFHERLKNGSMSGSIEVVISNKAGVLGLDKARQYGYPAFHAADNDAINAILADFSIDLILLAGFLKLYTPPMDLAKAVLNIHPSLIPSFCGDGFYGMRVHRAAHARGVKVSGCTVHFANQEYDQGPIVVQKCVALDDEDAPEDIAAKVFSAECEAFPEAINRVTALGIDYFWKKRC
- the pyrR gene encoding bifunctional pyr operon transcriptional regulator/uracil phosphoribosyltransferase PyrR, which gives rise to MSRQIMSAADMQRSLDRIVLQILEQNNGVDNLAVVGIHTGGVYLAERIKKIIFEREGADVPLGTLDITLYRDDWSLAAQNPMVKKTDIKFAVEDYTIILVDDVLFTGRTIRAALDAIMDFGRPRCIQLAVLIDRKCGRELPVQPNYVGLEVLETLDEHVDVTLSETEGKDDEVVLVWQSR
- a CDS encoding sensor histidine kinase, yielding MNKADIDSTPRFDLTEIRKRVEQKRRDYITYDFSRKKNDILKTFFDLSQEFDSLSDLYRICVTVPLESFGLESRLYLKGGDDRSLLLVCDSLHGVYDPPILGLPYVSIADEPYEAEGSYLVPVKSKPMQFDEHPVPLQSLTPIGMFEVYPLAKLTESDKFFFTKYTNRIGYNLRKRLLAQQNIKHIQFINNLVSDIEHNVIVPNMYYKHLFKQLKKRIDDLCALAELIDQYKNVGNGDPAMCQEVVGRIGEIRTRLLDSYQEIDKHHANLSLFLESLFRRDHFEEGRLVLHPQVCKLETDIILPQLSHYEKRMAARRITIDKPDDMEGEEIEIRVDFGLLSQVYANLFSNVVKYAETVISHQGTLRKAVAYGRMILPGYFGPDKDGIKLNVFSTGRSLPDNEISMLFQDGFMGANRPASYKPNHMGPDQSRGHGLAFIKYVVELHGGVVGYESTEEGNNFYFILPFISISR